The window GAGCGCTTCGGCTTCGGCAAGGTCGTGCAGCTCCTCAAGGGATGGGGCGAGGGCAGGCGCACGAGCGAGCTCGTGGCCAGCGTGCTGGGCACGGAAGCGGGCGAGCTTGATCGGGCCTTCCGCACGCACTGCCGGCGCCGTCTTGCCAAGCGGGAGAAGGAGTTTGACGTGCGTTTCGCGCGCTATGCGGATTTGCCGGCGCTCGAGGAGGCAGCCCGGAATGCACCCCGGAATCCGGCGGCGCTTGCGGGGCTCGCCGCCGGCTGTTTCCGGGCGGGCAAGCACGAGCAGGCAACCCAGCACGCGCGCAGCGCCCTCGAACTGGATCCCGCGAACCCGATCGCCCACTTCGTTCTCGCGCGTCTAGCCGTAGCGTCACGCAGACCGTTCGTCGCGGCGCGACACCTGAAGCGGATCGTCGCGTCCGGCCAGGATAGCTACGTCATCCGGCTCTTGTTGGGGCACAGCGCACTCGCCCGGCGCCGTTTCGACGCGGCCAGAAAGCAGCTCGATGCAGCGATCCGGCTGGACCCAGAGCGCTTGGATGCCTGGCAGGCGCTGCTTCGACTGGCCGGCGCCGTCGAGGACACACAGTTGCGATTGCGTGCTCTCAAGGCCCTGGCAATCCTGGATCAGCACGGACGCGAGGTCTCGGCCGAGCTGCTCACGCTGCTCGAACAGCAGCAGGCGTGGAATGAGCTCGTTAGGTACGGCGAGATGGCCCGGTTCGTGGATCCCGCGCGAGCAGAATCCCATCGCTTGTTGGCGATGGGCTATCTGCACAGCAAACGGCCCAAGGAAGCACTGCAAGAGCTCGGCGTGGCGCTCATGACGGGCCACCCGCGTCCCGGGCTCGTGCATCTCGGTCGCGCGAACGCGCTGCTGGCACTGGGGCAGCGAAAACAAGCGCGCCGAGCCGCCCGCAGGGCCATCCGGGCCAATGCCTCGCTGCACGTGCACTTGAGGGGGCTACTCGGCCGCTGATCCGGCGCCACAAAGAAAAGCGCCTGCTTTTGTGGCAACCTGGAAACCGCGATGGTGGCAAGAGGCCCGCGTCTGTCAATTCCGACCCGCGTTTTTCTGGGGTTCGCCCTGGTGCTCACCGTCTCCGGCGCGGTGTTGGTCGCCAGCATCCTTCAGCACCAACGTACCGCGGCCACGCTGCGGCTGTTGCACGGCGGCTATTTGCCTCTTGCCCTGACCGTCGGTGAGGCACGCGCGACTCAGGCGGTGTTCGGGACACTGCTCGACCGGCTGCCCGAGCGCGACTGGATCGCGACACAGCGTTGGATCGACACGGCGCGCCGCGTGCGCCCGGCCACGATCCGACGTGCGCTGGACGAGATCGTGCATATCTATCGGCTCGATCCCCCGGCAGCCGAACAGCGTACGTTGGAGCGTCTACAGGCCGAGATCACCTCGGTGGAACGCGCCTACGGGGAGGGGGACACAGGTTTCGACGAGCTGTTTCGAGCCCTTGCCGCCCAGGACAAGGAGCGGGCTCACGGGCTTCTGGTTCACTTGCGGGCGCGCGAGCAGAGCAGCGCGCGACAACTGCGTGAGGTTTGGTCCACGATTCAGACGCAGGTGGAAGCCACGGGGCTCGCGGTCTCCCGCCAGGAGATGCAGTCCGTATGGGTGTTGGCTGCGCTGGCCTTGGTGGCGCTGGCGGTGGGCGTCGCAGTAACCTGGTGGGCTCAACGCGTGCTGTCGCCGCTGCCGCGCCTGCAGGAGCGCGTGGAGGCCGTCTCCCGGGGGGACTTTGCCCGTCATCTGGGTCCGGCGCGGGATGATGAGATCGGTCGCCTGGCTCGCGACTTCGAGCGTATGGTCGCGGCGCTGAGTGCGCGCGACGCCAGTCTGCGTGAGGCAACCGAGCGGGCAATTCAGAGCGAGCGTCTGGCGGCCGTCGGCAGAATGGCGGCTCACGTCACGCACGAAGTTCGCAACCCGCTCAATAGCATGCGGCTCAACCTGGAGTTGCTCGAAGAAGAGGTGCCCGGCTCCAACGCGGCGGCCAAAGCGCTGCTTAGCGCGATTCATGGTGAGATCGAGCGCCTGACCGAGATCACCGGCGAGTACCTGCGCGTAGCGCGCCTGCCCAACCCGGACTTCGAATCGGCCGACCTGGCGGCGGCGGTGGACGCCGTGGCGAGATTCGTACAGCCCGAGCTTTCGGCCGCCAACGTGGAGCTTGTGCATACCACCGAGCCGGGCCTCCCTTCCTTGGTGTTTGACGAAGCCCAATTTCGCCAGGCCCTGCTCAACGTGCTCCGCAACGCGCTCGAGGCCATGCCCGCGGGTGGGCGCATCGAGCTCCGCGTCGGGCGTGATCGGACCGGCGTGGCCGTCTTGGTCAAGGACTACGGAGCGGGCATCGCGCCTGCGGAGCAAAAGCGCATTTTCGATCCGTTCTACACCACCAAGAAGCTCGGCACTGGGTTGGGACTCCCGCTCAGCCAGCAGATCATGGCCGCGCACGGGGGTCGCCTCAGCTGCCGCAGCGAACCTGGCTCCGGCACCGAATTCGAGCTATGGCTCCCTTTGGCCGGGGAAGATATGATGAAGGATCGCGGATCGAGCACATTGGAAGCGGGTGCATGAAGCGCGCGGACGGTAGAGCACCGGAGCAGCTGCGCTCGGCTCGGTTGGAGACAGGCTTCCAGCGCTTTCCGGAGGGCTCCGTGCTCTACACGTGCGGCGGCACGCGGGTCTTGATCGCGGCCTCGGTGGAAGAGGGGGTCAAGGAGTTCCTGCGCGGAAGCGGTCGTGGTTGGGTCACGGCCGAATACGCTATGCATCCGAGAGCCAGCCAGCAGCGTCAACGGCGGGAGAGCCGCAACCAATTGGGCGGCCGCAGCCACGAGATCCAGCGTTTCGTCGGACGTTCGCTGCGCGGCGTGCTGGTGCGCGAAAAACTCGGCGAGCGGCAAGTATCGATCGATTGCGATGTACTGGACGCAGACGGAGGTACCCGCACGGCAGCGGTCAGCGGTGGGTTCGTGGCCCTGAGTCTTGCGCTGGAAGGCCTGCGGCGGCGGGGCGTCGTGGGGGCAGGAGTGCTGCGGGAACCGGTGGCGGCTATCAGCGTCGGCATCGTCCATGGCGAGCCGATGCTCGACCTCTGCTACACCGAAGATCGGGACGCGCAGATCGATCTGAACTTGGTTGGAACGGAGTCCGGCCGCTTGATCGAGCTTCAGGGTACGGCCGAGGGCGCGCCCATCGATCGGATCGATCTCGATGGCCTCGTGGAACTGGCAAGCCAGGCGATTCCCAAGCTCGCCCAGTTGCAGCGCGAAGTGCTCGACAAGGCGGGCGTCGATCTCGGGAAACTGCTCGCATGACCGAGTCTCCCTGCCTGCACCTGCTCGTCGCAACACGCAGCCCGGGCAAGGTCGCGGAGTTGCGCCGGCTGTTTGAGGGACTGCC of the Pseudomonadota bacterium genome contains:
- the rph gene encoding ribonuclease PH, with the translated sequence MKRADGRAPEQLRSARLETGFQRFPEGSVLYTCGGTRVLIAASVEEGVKEFLRGSGRGWVTAEYAMHPRASQQRQRRESRNQLGGRSHEIQRFVGRSLRGVLVREKLGERQVSIDCDVLDADGGTRTAAVSGGFVALSLALEGLRRRGVVGAGVLREPVAAISVGIVHGEPMLDLCYTEDRDAQIDLNLVGTESGRLIELQGTAEGAPIDRIDLDGLVELASQAIPKLAQLQREVLDKAGVDLGKLLA
- a CDS encoding ATP-binding protein: MVARGPRLSIPTRVFLGFALVLTVSGAVLVASILQHQRTAATLRLLHGGYLPLALTVGEARATQAVFGTLLDRLPERDWIATQRWIDTARRVRPATIRRALDEIVHIYRLDPPAAEQRTLERLQAEITSVERAYGEGDTGFDELFRALAAQDKERAHGLLVHLRAREQSSARQLREVWSTIQTQVEATGLAVSRQEMQSVWVLAALALVALAVGVAVTWWAQRVLSPLPRLQERVEAVSRGDFARHLGPARDDEIGRLARDFERMVAALSARDASLREATERAIQSERLAAVGRMAAHVTHEVRNPLNSMRLNLELLEEEVPGSNAAAKALLSAIHGEIERLTEITGEYLRVARLPNPDFESADLAAAVDAVARFVQPELSAANVELVHTTEPGLPSLVFDEAQFRQALLNVLRNALEAMPAGGRIELRVGRDRTGVAVLVKDYGAGIAPAEQKRIFDPFYTTKKLGTGLGLPLSQQIMAAHGGRLSCRSEPGSGTEFELWLPLAGEDMMKDRGSSTLEAGA